The following are encoded in a window of bacterium SCSIO 12643 genomic DNA:
- the hemL gene encoding glutamate-1-semialdehyde 2,1-aminomutase — protein MRYQRSSALFQDAQKYIPGGVNSPVRAFKSVGGTPIYIKGAEGPYLEDEDGHTYIDYINSWGPQILGHAYQPVVNAVVDRARKGTSFGTPTEVETEIAKLIVSMVPGIDQIRMVNSGTEACMSAIRLARGFTGKDKIIKFAGCYHGHSDSFLIAAGSGAVTFGAPNSPGVTQGTAKDTLLANYNDMAHVKSIVEEHEGEIAAIIIEPVAGNMGCIPPQPGFLNELRAYTESKGILLIFDEVMTGFRLAPGGAQEVFGITADIVCFGKIIGGGLPVGAFAARNEIMNMLAPLGAVYQAGTLSGNPLAMSAGLAMLSALNEDREIYTRINEKTAYLHKELDAVFSASGHAYTINRYGSMISVHFCDSEVIDFETAKAGDNPKFKAFFHGMLERGVYLAPSAYETWFICDALSYEDIDNTVKRAAETLATIAK, from the coding sequence ATGCGTTATCAAAGAAGTAGTGCGTTGTTTCAAGATGCACAGAAGTATATTCCGGGAGGAGTAAATTCTCCGGTGAGAGCATTTAAATCTGTAGGTGGAACACCTATTTATATTAAAGGTGCTGAAGGGCCTTATTTAGAAGATGAGGATGGACATACCTATATTGATTATATCAATTCCTGGGGTCCGCAGATTTTGGGGCATGCATATCAGCCAGTTGTAAATGCAGTGGTCGATAGAGCCAGAAAAGGAACTTCATTTGGAACACCAACAGAAGTGGAAACTGAGATTGCGAAATTGATTGTTTCTATGGTACCTGGCATTGATCAAATCAGAATGGTAAATTCAGGAACGGAAGCGTGTATGAGTGCGATTCGTTTGGCTCGTGGTTTTACCGGAAAAGACAAGATTATCAAGTTTGCAGGATGCTATCATGGTCATTCGGACTCATTTTTGATTGCAGCAGGTAGTGGAGCGGTGACATTCGGTGCACCAAATAGCCCTGGAGTGACACAAGGTACCGCAAAAGATACTTTGTTGGCGAACTATAATGACATGGCGCATGTTAAAAGCATAGTGGAAGAACATGAAGGCGAAATTGCAGCGATTATTATTGAGCCTGTTGCCGGAAACATGGGGTGTATTCCTCCACAACCAGGGTTTTTAAATGAGCTTAGAGCATATACTGAATCGAAAGGAATATTACTGATCTTTGATGAGGTGATGACCGGATTTAGATTGGCGCCAGGTGGCGCACAGGAAGTTTTCGGAATTACAGCAGATATTGTGTGCTTTGGAAAAATCATTGGAGGCGGACTTCCTGTAGGTGCTTTTGCGGCACGTAATGAAATTATGAATATGTTGGCCCCATTAGGAGCAGTTTATCAGGCAGGTACATTGTCAGGGAATCCATTGGCGATGTCGGCTGGACTAGCGATGTTATCTGCATTGAATGAGGACAGAGAAATCTATACGCGAATCAATGAGAAAACAGCTTATTTGCATAAAGAGTTAGATGCTGTTTTCAGTGCTTCAGGACATGCGTATACCATCAACAGATATGGGTCTATGATTTCTGTGCATTTTTGTGATTCAGAGGTGATCGATTTTGAGACCGCTAAGGCAGGGGATAATCCTAAGTTTAAAGCATTCTTTCATGGAATGTTGGAAAGAGGTGTGTATTTAGCACCATCAGCATACGAAACCTGGTTTATCTGTGATGCATTGTCTTACGAAGATATTGATAACACTGTAAAACGAGCAGCTGAAACTTTAGCGACTATTGCTAAGTAG
- a CDS encoding TetR/AcrR family transcriptional regulator has protein sequence MKTKEKILSSALNLFNQQGVSSISLRDIAQSTGISKGNIGYHFPLKEDIVYQLYTQMKEELYEISKQFVSTPDLLEMLLNAPILTYELSHKYRFLYTEYVHVLQQYPRIKEEHQQEVSERKNQFKFILQGLQSTQILRNDISKPQWDIILQQSGLVRTMWFAYTAFQQDLSKKDKLWNYVEMVNQLLWPYLTPKGISQYDQITQKIKKSLM, from the coding sequence ATGAAAACCAAAGAGAAAATTTTATCCTCCGCATTAAACTTGTTCAATCAACAGGGCGTAAGCTCTATTTCTTTACGTGATATCGCGCAATCTACCGGTATTAGCAAAGGAAACATCGGTTACCATTTTCCCCTTAAAGAGGATATCGTTTACCAGTTATATACTCAAATGAAGGAAGAGTTATATGAAATCTCAAAGCAGTTTGTCTCTACACCTGACTTACTAGAAATGTTGCTAAATGCACCAATTCTCACTTATGAATTATCTCATAAATATCGTTTTCTATACACCGAATACGTTCATGTATTACAACAATATCCAAGAATAAAAGAAGAACACCAACAGGAAGTTTCGGAAAGGAAAAATCAATTTAAATTCATTCTTCAAGGTCTTCAATCCACTCAGATCTTAAGAAATGATATTAGTAAACCTCAATGGGATATTATTTTACAGCAGAGTGGCCTTGTTAGGACCATGTGGTTTGCATATACTGCATTCCAACAAGACCTTTCCAAAAAAGATAAACTTTGGAATTACGTAGAAATGGTGAACCAATTATTATGGCCATATCTAACACCTAAAGGAATCTCACAATACGACCAAATTACTCAAAAAATCAAAAAATCATTAATGTAA
- the hemH gene encoding ferrochelatase — MKGILLVNLGSPDSPTPTDVKRYLGQFLMDERVIDIPFIFRWLLVKGIIVNTRAKKSAAAYQKIWTKEGSPLVVISQKMVDRLQEKIDCPIALGMRYGSPSIADGLKALDQQGVDEVLMIPLYPQFAMSTTETVIEQAKEDLRQFENMTMEVLPAFYNDESYLSVISEQMKSEQEDDVYDHFLFSYHGLPERHIKKSDITQSHCKIDASCCVTPSPAHEFCYRHQAYKSTEEIASRLGLKEGTYSTSFQSRLGRDPWLQPYTDETLVKLAQEGKKNIKVVAPSFVADCLETLEEMDMENREVFMESGGEKYQFISCLNTYPGWIDVLRKWSDDWKEEKGEKEYLKIK, encoded by the coding sequence ATGAAAGGAATTTTATTGGTGAATTTGGGATCCCCTGATAGTCCGACCCCTACAGATGTAAAACGTTATTTGGGGCAGTTTTTAATGGATGAAAGAGTGATTGATATTCCCTTTATTTTTAGATGGTTACTGGTTAAGGGGATCATTGTAAATACCAGAGCGAAAAAATCTGCCGCAGCATATCAAAAAATCTGGACCAAAGAAGGTTCTCCATTGGTGGTGATTTCGCAGAAGATGGTAGATCGATTACAAGAAAAAATAGATTGCCCGATTGCTTTGGGAATGCGTTATGGTTCACCTTCAATCGCAGATGGGTTAAAAGCGTTAGATCAACAAGGTGTTGATGAGGTTTTAATGATTCCATTATATCCGCAATTTGCAATGTCGACCACCGAAACCGTGATCGAACAGGCAAAAGAAGATTTACGCCAGTTTGAAAATATGACCATGGAGGTTTTACCTGCATTTTATAATGATGAATCATATTTATCAGTGATTTCCGAACAAATGAAGTCTGAGCAGGAAGATGATGTATATGATCACTTTTTGTTTTCCTATCACGGTTTACCGGAAAGACATATAAAAAAATCAGATATTACTCAATCTCATTGTAAGATTGATGCGAGTTGCTGTGTGACTCCATCTCCGGCACATGAGTTTTGCTATAGACACCAGGCATACAAAAGCACTGAAGAAATTGCCTCAAGATTAGGATTAAAAGAAGGAACTTACTCGACTTCGTTTCAAAGTAGATTGGGCCGTGATCCGTGGTTGCAGCCTTATACTGATGAGACATTAGTCAAACTGGCGCAAGAGGGTAAAAAAAATATTAAGGTTGTGGCACCATCTTTTGTGGCAGATTGCCTTGAGACTTTAGAGGAGATGGATATGGAAAATCGAGAGGTTTTTATGGAGTCAGGGGGAGAGAAATATCAGTTTATTTCCTGCTTAAATACGTACCCCGGATGGATAGACGTTTTGCGTAAATGGAGTGATGATTGGAAAGAAGAAAAGGGCGAAAAAGAATATTTGAAAATAAAATAG
- a CDS encoding PorT family protein has product MKLHYTLKIYIFFTFLLSAQLIQAQSDSYYLIGLKGGVNVANLQGSEGSTLTGFTGGLYAEYLISPVFTLRSEALYSLQGNRNDLLSDRIKLHYLNWPILGKVYVSDMLGLEFGPQIGFLLSGTGGTLPSGAYNAVDFGLAFGTSVNVVSNLDIGVRYNLGLTEVTKTHQNIKNSVFQFTLGYTLGY; this is encoded by the coding sequence ATGAAATTACATTACACATTAAAAATCTATATTTTCTTTACATTTCTGCTTTCTGCACAACTGATACAGGCACAATCTGATAGTTATTATCTTATCGGATTAAAAGGTGGAGTCAATGTAGCCAACCTTCAAGGATCAGAAGGTTCAACACTCACAGGTTTTACAGGTGGGCTATATGCTGAATATTTAATTTCCCCTGTATTTACGCTTAGATCTGAAGCGCTATACTCTCTTCAGGGAAATCGAAATGATCTACTTAGTGATCGCATCAAACTACATTATTTAAACTGGCCTATTTTAGGTAAAGTTTATGTTTCCGATATGCTTGGATTAGAATTTGGGCCTCAAATTGGTTTTCTGCTAAGTGGTACCGGAGGCACATTACCAAGTGGAGCATATAACGCTGTAGACTTTGGGTTGGCATTCGGAACTTCTGTGAATGTAGTGTCCAATCTGGACATCGGTGTGCGTTATAATCTAGGATTAACGGAAGTCACAAAAACGCATCAAAACATAAAAAACTCAGTTTTTCAATTTACCCTGGGCTATACTTTGGGTTATTAA
- a CDS encoding alpha/beta hydrolase produces the protein MKQSTIYKSEEGRRKFQGHYRQALSKLPFDFVEKNFETSFGATNVLIAGPEEAPPVVVMHGVGANAPIALLAISELVKTHRVYAPDMIGQTGRSAEHRPSIKDHSYGVWFEEVLDHLSISQVNIVGVSYGAFVSMKLAAYAPQRISKLILVVPGGIVDSSPWVSVKKVAWPMLKYNLIPSRKNLDQLLDNIFTDPEGWHEFQADIFKYVDMDMRKPPLVTKAQMESLQAPVYVLGADEDVFFPGEQVIERAKEVFPNFVEGSLLPNCKHAPPVNYPPLNAKLAVYLNN, from the coding sequence ATGAAACAGTCAACCATATATAAATCAGAAGAAGGTCGAAGAAAATTTCAAGGGCATTACCGACAAGCATTGTCTAAGCTACCATTTGATTTTGTGGAGAAGAATTTTGAAACCAGTTTCGGGGCTACAAACGTATTGATTGCGGGTCCTGAGGAGGCCCCACCAGTTGTGGTCATGCATGGAGTTGGAGCGAATGCACCTATAGCATTATTGGCGATTTCAGAGTTGGTTAAAACGCATAGAGTTTATGCCCCGGATATGATTGGTCAGACTGGAAGAAGCGCAGAGCACAGACCAAGTATTAAAGACCACAGCTATGGCGTTTGGTTTGAAGAAGTCTTAGATCATTTATCTATTAGCCAGGTGAATATAGTGGGTGTTTCTTACGGTGCTTTCGTATCCATGAAATTGGCGGCATATGCCCCACAAAGAATTTCAAAACTGATATTGGTGGTACCTGGAGGGATTGTGGATAGTTCACCGTGGGTATCCGTTAAAAAAGTAGCCTGGCCCATGTTGAAATATAACTTAATTCCGTCCAGGAAGAATCTGGATCAACTCTTAGATAATATTTTTACCGATCCGGAAGGTTGGCATGAATTCCAGGCGGATATTTTTAAATATGTTGATATGGACATGCGTAAACCTCCGTTGGTAACTAAAGCGCAAATGGAATCTTTACAAGCTCCAGTGTATGTTTTAGGTGCGGATGAAGATGTTTTCTTTCCGGGAGAGCAGGTAATTGAACGTGCCAAGGAGGTATTTCCCAATTTTGTAGAAGGGAGTTTATTACCGAATTGTAAACATGCACCTCCAGTTAATTATCCACCATTAAATGCTAAACTAGCAGTCTACTTGAATAACTAA
- a CDS encoding RNA pseudouridine synthase: protein MNSSKAHTDPCFIPFKQAFKDEDLPSKFTFPFQYQPHPIAQMATKELQEYLETQTSWTHQFWEPSADQNKAVGKMFGVLIVKNTYGRLGYLTAFSGILGSQTLVGRFVPPIYDRKGESSLFLKIEKEISQINHQIEQLQKATDYLDLKQYLQTLQEESQKEIAQNKLAAKAAKKERDHKRDHFKNILDQEAYEELLNALRKESMDLDYQHKKASKSWKIQIEETLEKLKEKEDFILQLKSLRKQKSTELQDVLFHEYQVLDSRGNSRSVLDIFKDQLDKKPPAGTGDCAAPKLIQYAFQKGYQPIALAEFWWGKSPQLEDRKHGQFYPACRTKCEPVLNYMLADVDMDPNPIDAITTQNLDIQFLFEDDHIAVIHKPANLLSVPGKKIRDSVFTRMKKKFPDATGPLLAHRLDMSTSGIMVISKSLEVHRVLQKQFTDRTVQKRYVALLAGHPKYTSGIIDLPLRVDLDHRPHQIVCDRYGKPARTKWSVIEKTEQHTRVYFYPITGRTHQLRVHASHPSGLNCPIVGDDLYGIPDTRLHLHAESITFKHPVTQEQISFQSDPDF, encoded by the coding sequence ATGAATTCTTCCAAGGCACATACTGATCCCTGTTTCATTCCTTTCAAACAGGCTTTTAAAGATGAAGATTTACCATCGAAATTCACATTTCCTTTTCAATATCAACCGCATCCAATAGCCCAAATGGCTACAAAGGAGCTACAGGAATATCTGGAAACACAAACTTCGTGGACACATCAATTTTGGGAACCATCGGCTGACCAAAACAAAGCTGTTGGCAAAATGTTTGGCGTATTGATTGTCAAAAATACTTATGGTCGATTGGGATACCTTACCGCCTTCTCCGGAATATTGGGAAGTCAAACATTAGTCGGGCGATTTGTTCCTCCGATTTATGATCGTAAAGGTGAGTCAAGTCTTTTTCTAAAAATTGAAAAAGAGATTTCTCAGATCAATCATCAAATTGAACAGCTTCAAAAAGCTACAGATTATCTCGATCTCAAACAGTATTTACAAACATTACAAGAAGAATCTCAAAAGGAGATTGCTCAAAATAAACTAGCTGCAAAAGCGGCTAAAAAAGAACGTGATCACAAAAGGGATCATTTCAAAAACATATTGGATCAGGAAGCATACGAAGAATTATTGAACGCACTTCGTAAGGAAAGTATGGACTTAGATTACCAGCATAAAAAAGCTTCTAAATCCTGGAAAATTCAAATTGAGGAGACTTTGGAAAAACTCAAGGAAAAAGAAGATTTCATCCTACAACTTAAAAGCTTACGGAAACAAAAATCAACAGAACTACAGGATGTTCTATTTCATGAATATCAGGTATTAGATAGTCGGGGTAATTCACGCAGTGTTCTGGATATTTTTAAAGATCAATTGGATAAAAAGCCTCCAGCTGGAACTGGAGATTGCGCAGCTCCTAAACTAATCCAATATGCTTTCCAAAAAGGTTATCAGCCAATTGCTCTGGCTGAATTTTGGTGGGGTAAATCTCCACAATTGGAAGATCGAAAACATGGGCAATTCTACCCAGCATGTCGAACAAAATGTGAACCTGTATTAAATTATATGCTTGCTGATGTGGATATGGATCCCAACCCCATAGATGCGATAACAACCCAAAATCTGGATATTCAATTCCTATTTGAGGATGATCATATTGCAGTGATTCATAAACCGGCAAATCTACTTTCTGTTCCTGGTAAAAAAATACGGGATTCGGTTTTCACCAGAATGAAAAAAAAGTTTCCAGATGCAACCGGTCCATTATTAGCTCATCGATTGGATATGTCCACTTCCGGAATCATGGTCATTTCTAAATCTTTGGAAGTCCACCGTGTTTTGCAAAAACAATTTACTGATAGAACCGTTCAAAAACGGTATGTGGCCCTATTGGCTGGACATCCAAAATATACGTCTGGAATTATTGATCTCCCTTTAAGAGTTGACCTGGACCATAGACCGCATCAAATAGTTTGTGATCGCTATGGTAAACCTGCCAGAACCAAATGGTCGGTTATTGAAAAAACAGAACAACATACACGGGTGTATTTTTACCCCATCACCGGTCGCACACATCAACTAAGGGTTCATGCTTCGCACCCAAGTGGATTAAATTGTCCAATCGTAGGTGATGATTTATATGGAATTCCGGACACACGTCTACATCTTCATGCAGAATCCATCACCTTTAAACACCCTGTTACTCAGGAGCAAATATCTTTCCAATCTGATCCCGATTTCTAA
- a CDS encoding putative metal-dependent hydrolase — MLVTEEELYKLRFPVGEFNAPETIISAQINQWVDVIAAFPHRVNEATKRLNTTEKNWRYRPDGWRLKQVVHHCADSHMNSIIRFKLTLTEKAPTIRPYMEHLWAELVDSQDDDLSHSVSILTSVHHKWVQLLSNFTSEDYAKYYVHPEYGTNYRLDEAIGLYAWHCQHHFAHIQQALESEGKYN; from the coding sequence ATGTTAGTCACAGAAGAAGAACTTTATAAACTCAGGTTTCCCGTAGGAGAGTTTAACGCGCCCGAAACCATCATTTCAGCACAAATCAATCAATGGGTAGATGTTATTGCGGCATTTCCACATCGAGTGAATGAAGCCACAAAACGTCTTAACACCACCGAAAAGAACTGGAGATATCGCCCGGATGGATGGAGACTCAAGCAAGTCGTTCATCACTGTGCAGATAGTCATATGAATAGCATCATTCGATTCAAACTCACTTTAACCGAAAAAGCTCCAACCATAAGACCATATATGGAACACCTTTGGGCTGAATTGGTGGATAGTCAGGATGACGATCTATCTCATTCCGTTTCAATTCTAACCAGTGTACATCATAAATGGGTACAACTACTTTCGAATTTTACTTCGGAGGATTACGCAAAATATTATGTCCACCCGGAATATGGAACCAACTACCGACTGGATGAAGCTATCGGCTTATATGCCTGGCATTGTCAACATCATTTTGCGCATATCCAACAAGCGCTTGAATCAGAAGGGAAATACAATTAG
- the hemC gene encoding hydroxymethylbilane synthase — protein MSNVVRIGTRDSVLAMWQAHFVRDEIEKLGLETEIVPINTKGDQNTVVPLYEFGVTGIFTKSLDIALLEDRIDIAVHSMKDVPTILPKGISEFAIPQRGGIHDTMVYNGSPEDFLNNSSRVIATSSLRRKAQWLYRYPNDTITGIRGNVITRLEKLASNPWDGAVFAEVGLKRIEKLPTHSMRLDWMVPAAAQGALLIVGKTENTELQNRLASLNDENTAAAVTIERDFMHTLEAGCTAPIGAHAEVRDQHIHFHGVVNSIDGSQQLEIKESVAWDDREHFGAKCAQTILGQGAKEILDEIKSSQ, from the coding sequence ATGAGTAATGTAGTTAGAATCGGAACCAGAGATAGTGTACTAGCCATGTGGCAAGCGCACTTTGTTCGTGATGAAATTGAAAAACTGGGATTAGAAACTGAAATTGTTCCTATCAATACTAAAGGCGATCAAAATACCGTAGTCCCGTTATATGAATTTGGGGTGACCGGAATTTTCACAAAAAGCTTAGATATTGCCTTATTGGAAGATCGCATTGATATCGCGGTACATTCCATGAAAGATGTCCCAACCATTTTACCAAAAGGAATTTCTGAATTTGCCATTCCTCAGAGAGGGGGCATTCACGACACTATGGTTTATAATGGTTCTCCGGAAGATTTTCTAAATAACTCCTCCCGTGTAATCGCTACCTCTAGTCTAAGAAGAAAAGCGCAATGGTTATATCGTTATCCAAACGATACTATCACTGGAATTAGAGGAAATGTGATTACCAGATTAGAAAAACTAGCATCCAATCCTTGGGATGGAGCCGTATTTGCCGAGGTTGGATTAAAAAGAATTGAAAAGCTTCCTACTCATTCTATGCGGTTGGATTGGATGGTTCCCGCAGCTGCACAAGGTGCGTTGCTGATCGTTGGAAAAACTGAAAACACAGAATTACAGAATCGTTTGGCTTCTCTTAATGATGAAAATACAGCCGCAGCTGTGACTATTGAAAGAGATTTTATGCATACGCTTGAAGCTGGTTGTACTGCTCCGATTGGGGCGCATGCCGAAGTTCGCGATCAACACATACATTTTCACGGAGTGGTAAACTCGATCGATGGTTCACAACAACTTGAAATCAAAGAATCTGTGGCTTGGGATGACCGCGAGCATTTCGGAGCTAAATGTGCTCAAACCATTTTAGGTCAGGGTGCCAAAGAAATTTTAGATGAAATAAAAAGTAGTCAATAA
- a CDS encoding ABC-F family ATP-binding cassette domain-containing protein, with amino-acid sequence MISVDGLGVEFSGHTLFSDVSFVINENDKIALMGKNGAGKSTMMKIIAGVQKPSKGNVSAPGDTVIAYLPQHLLTEDNCTVFGEASKAFAHIFSMRDEIDRLNKELETRTDYESAEYMKIIERVTELGEKFYAIEDVNYDAEVEKALQGLGFKRSDFNRQTSEFSGGWRMRIELAKILLQKPDLILLDEPTNHVDIESVIWLENFLVNKAKAVVVISHDRAFIDNITNRTIEVTMGKIYDYKANYSHYLTLREERRAHQLKAYQEQQKFIADNKAFIERFRGTYSKTNQVNSRERMLEKLEIIEIDEVDNSSLKLRFPPAQRSGDFPVVVREMSKRYGDHAVFKNANMSIERGQKVSFVGRNGEGKSTMIKAIMREIEFEGECGLGHNAQVGYFAQNQASLLDPSLTIFETVDQVAKGDIRKQIKNILGQFMFSGDAIDKKVSVLSGGEKTRLAMVKLLLEPVNVLILDEPTNHLDLKSKDVLKEALSAFDGTLILVSHDRDFLQGLSQKVFEFKDQRVIEHFETIDDFLERNRIENLKEIDLKK; translated from the coding sequence ATGATATCTGTAGATGGTTTAGGAGTTGAGTTTAGCGGACATACATTGTTTAGTGATGTTTCGTTTGTGATCAATGAGAATGATAAGATCGCTTTGATGGGGAAGAATGGTGCGGGAAAATCCACCATGATGAAGATTATTGCTGGAGTTCAGAAGCCATCTAAAGGAAATGTGAGTGCCCCTGGTGATACCGTAATTGCGTATTTACCGCAGCATTTATTGACGGAAGACAATTGTACCGTTTTTGGGGAAGCTTCCAAGGCGTTTGCGCATATATTCTCTATGCGAGACGAAATTGATCGTCTAAATAAAGAATTAGAAACGCGAACGGATTATGAATCTGCGGAGTATATGAAGATCATTGAACGTGTGACAGAGTTGGGTGAGAAATTCTATGCCATTGAAGATGTCAATTACGATGCAGAAGTTGAAAAAGCTTTACAAGGTCTGGGGTTTAAACGTTCAGATTTTAATCGTCAAACCAGTGAGTTTAGCGGGGGGTGGCGAATGAGAATTGAGTTGGCCAAAATACTACTGCAAAAACCAGATTTAATTCTTTTGGATGAGCCTACGAATCATGTGGATATTGAATCGGTGATTTGGTTGGAAAACTTTTTGGTGAATAAAGCGAAGGCTGTTGTGGTGATTTCACACGATAGAGCATTTATTGACAATATTACCAATCGAACGATTGAAGTCACTATGGGTAAAATATATGACTATAAAGCCAATTATAGCCATTATTTAACCTTAAGAGAAGAACGTAGAGCACACCAGTTAAAGGCATATCAGGAACAACAAAAGTTCATTGCAGATAATAAAGCTTTTATCGAACGATTTAGAGGAACGTATTCCAAAACAAATCAGGTGAATTCTAGAGAGAGAATGTTGGAGAAGCTCGAAATTATTGAGATTGATGAAGTAGATAATTCTTCTTTGAAATTAAGATTTCCTCCAGCACAACGTTCAGGCGATTTTCCGGTTGTGGTAAGGGAAATGTCAAAAAGGTACGGAGATCATGCGGTATTTAAAAATGCCAATATGAGTATTGAACGTGGTCAAAAAGTATCTTTCGTTGGAAGGAATGGAGAGGGGAAGTCCACTATGATCAAAGCCATTATGAGGGAGATTGAATTTGAAGGAGAATGTGGTTTGGGACATAATGCGCAGGTTGGATATTTTGCTCAAAATCAAGCTTCATTATTGGATCCGAGTCTCACGATTTTTGAGACTGTAGATCAGGTGGCCAAAGGAGATATTCGTAAGCAAATCAAGAATATTCTAGGTCAGTTTATGTTTAGCGGAGATGCGATTGATAAGAAAGTGAGTGTGCTTTCCGGAGGAGAAAAGACCAGGTTGGCAATGGTGAAGTTGTTATTGGAACCCGTGAATGTTCTGATCCTGGATGAGCCGACCAATCATTTGGATTTAAAATCTAAAGATGTTCTAAAAGAAGCACTGAGCGCGTTTGATGGGACATTAATATTAGTATCTCACGATAGAGACTTTTTACAAGGATTATCTCAAAAGGTTTTTGAATTTAAAGATCAAAGAGTCATTGAACATTTCGAAACAATTGATGACTTTCTTGAACGAAATAGAATTGAAAATTTAAAAGAGATTGACCTTAAAAAATAA
- the hemA gene encoding glutamyl-tRNA reductase, which produces MRYLDQNNPTQFYVIGLSYKKTDAETRGLFSIGSDQQLELLENSKLVQCKSSLLISTCNRTELYGFVSDPEVLFELLVKYSKGNLDLLKEIAYIYKGEEAINHLFKVACGLDSQIIGDFEIISQVKKSYEQSLEVKTSDVFLDRLINSVIQASRKVKFETELSSGATSVSFAGVQYIREQFQDLNDKKILLYGTGKLGRNTCENLIKHTDHDAITLINRSQEKANVLGQKFDIHVKNHQYLNDEIGACDILFVATGAQIPTVTKENITNDTPLLILDLSIPRNVDPSVAELPNVSLIHMDELSKKTNETLKNREKYLPRAYKVMDELKAEFYAWIDSRKMVPTITALNQKLKQYKDSELQKLSKSIGEKEQEQMMMLSDKIVQKLTGQFASYLRNNSTEFDRDLNFIQEVFKLEEVQAHE; this is translated from the coding sequence ATGCGGTATTTGGATCAAAATAATCCGACACAATTTTATGTCATCGGGTTATCTTATAAAAAAACAGATGCAGAGACCAGAGGACTTTTTAGTATTGGATCAGATCAACAATTAGAGTTGTTAGAGAACTCCAAATTGGTTCAATGTAAAAGTTCATTATTGATCTCAACTTGTAACAGAACCGAGCTTTACGGTTTTGTTTCAGATCCTGAGGTTCTATTTGAGTTATTGGTAAAATATTCAAAAGGGAATCTCGATCTACTTAAAGAAATAGCATACATATATAAAGGCGAAGAAGCGATCAACCACTTATTTAAAGTGGCATGTGGCCTGGATAGTCAAATCATTGGTGATTTTGAAATTATTAGTCAGGTTAAGAAAAGCTACGAACAGTCTTTAGAAGTTAAAACTTCAGATGTTTTTCTGGATCGCTTGATCAACTCCGTAATTCAAGCCAGTCGAAAAGTAAAGTTTGAAACGGAATTAAGTTCAGGTGCAACTTCAGTTTCGTTTGCAGGTGTACAATATATTAGAGAACAGTTTCAGGATTTAAATGATAAAAAAATCCTATTGTATGGAACCGGCAAATTAGGAAGAAACACCTGCGAAAACCTGATCAAACATACCGATCATGATGCCATTACATTGATCAACAGGAGTCAGGAAAAAGCAAATGTACTCGGACAAAAATTTGACATCCATGTTAAAAATCATCAATACTTAAATGATGAAATTGGTGCTTGTGATATCCTATTTGTCGCTACTGGTGCCCAGATTCCTACTGTTACCAAAGAAAATATTACCAACGATACTCCTCTACTCATTCTGGATTTATCTATTCCTAGAAATGTAGACCCATCGGTGGCTGAGTTACCAAATGTTTCTCTGATCCATATGGATGAATTGAGTAAAAAAACCAATGAAACCTTAAAGAACAGAGAAAAATATCTTCCACGTGCATATAAAGTTATGGACGAACTCAAAGCTGAGTTTTATGCCTGGATTGATTCACGAAAAATGGTACCTACAATCACCGCGCTCAATCAAAAACTGAAACAGTACAAAGACAGCGAACTCCAAAAGCTATCAAAGTCTATCGGTGAAAAAGAGCAAGAACAGATGATGATGCTCTCAGACAAAATTGTTCAAAAGTTAACGGGACAATTCGCAAGTTACCTGAGAAACAACAGCACTGAATTTGATCGGGATCTAAATTTCATTCAGGAAGTATTTAAACTAGAAGAAGTACAGGCACATGAGTAA